ATTTTCGTTCACGTGGTGATCGGCCAGGAACTTGGAGATTTCGGGGGTGACTTCGGACAGGGCCGCCATCTCGTTTTCCATCTTACGCACATAGACGTCCGCGGTGACCCAGTAGCCGCCCCTTTCTTTTAACACAGACCGGATGATCCGGCACATGCGGCGTTTTTCTTCCTCGTCCAGGTAAACCAGCAACCCTTCGTTGACTAAGGCCAGCGGACCCGGGGGGAAACGCCGTATCAGCGCCCGGAAGGCGTCTTCGTCCAATACGTTGAGCGGTTTGACCAGGAGCTGTCCGACAGGGGCGTCGGCTAAGGTCCGCATCAGCGGCTGGAGGAGCGTTTCCTTGATCGCGATCACTTCCGGCAGGTCCGTATCGATGTAAAAGCGGTCTTCGTAAAGCACCTGGTGCAAACCGCGGAACGAGTAACCGGAGGACACTTCCAGGATGTTCGTCAGCCCCATCATGCTCAAAGCCGCGTCGATCGACCAATACCGGACGTCGAAGTGCATCAGCCGTTTTAGAAAGGTAGGGGTGACCCGCTCGTCGCTTTCCTGAGGCAGCTCATCTTCTCCAAAGACCAGACCGGCCGCGGCCCTGGCAAAAGGAATGTCCGTAAGCGCCTTCATCCAAAGAAGGGACTTTGCGGAAGGGCTGATGGTGCTGTAGTCTTTTGTCGGCGCGTCCATGAACAATAAATATACGAATTTGTGTGCTGTATGCCCCACTTATATATCATCGCGGGCCCGCACGGCGCAGGCAAAACCAAAGCCACCACGACGGTGTTGCCTAACGTCTTTCATTGCGACGTATGCCTGGACGTGGATGACATGCCCTTGGGGGTGTCTCCTTTTTACCCCGGATATTTCGAGCTTCCCGGTGCCAAGAGCCGGATGAATGTGGCGGACCTGATGGCAAAAAGGGAGGACTTTGCGATAAAAACGACGCTGGCGGATGGGCACCAAGCCCGCCTGGTCGGGATCGCCCGGAAGAGAGAATATGGGGTGACGATGGTCTACTATTGGCTCCCGTCGCCAGAAATGTCAAAAAAACGGGTAAAAAAGAACATCCCTGAGGACAAAATCGTCGATACGTACTACAAAAGCATCCGGAACCTGGTGCGTCATATCCTCCCTCTCTGCGACAATTGGATGATTATCAATAATGGCGGTGACGCTCCCGTAGGGATTGCCGTTGGCAAAAGGGATGAGGAGAAGACGATCTTACAACCCGAAGACTGGCAAAAGATACAGGAGCAGGCCCGGTAATTACATCCGCTCCGGCACGGCAATCCCGAGCAGCGACAACGCAAACGCCAGCACATTCCCCGTCATTTGCGCCAGCCCCAGCCGGAGGTGGCGTTTAGCGGGGTTTTCGGCATTGCCGATCGAGTGCTCTGCGTAAAACGAGTTGAACACCTGCCCCAGCCGGAAGGCGTAATTGGCGATCAACGAAGGATCGTGGTCCGAACCCGCGGTCTCGACGACGGAGGGGAATTGTTCCAGCACGACCAGCAATTCTTTTTCCAACGGCAGCAAAGCGGTTGAAAAACCGCCCGCAGGCGCCCCTTCCTTCCGCAGGACCGACCGGATACGCGCGTATACGTACTGGATAAAGGTCGCGGTAAACCCGTGCAGGTCGATGGACTCCTCCGGGTTAAACAACATTCTTTTGCGGGGATCCACCCGGAGCAGGAAAAACTTCAGGGCGCCCAGGCCCAGGGTATGATACAGGTCCTCGCGTTCGGCGGCGGTAAACCCGTCCACCTTGCCCAGCTCCTCGGTTTTGACCCGGGCGAGGTTGACCATCTCTGCGACGATGTCGTCCGCGTCCACCACCGTGCCTTCCCGGGTTTTCATACGACCCGTGGGCAGCTCCACCATGCCGTAGCTCAGGTGGTAAATGCCATCCGCCCCAGGAATACCGAGGCGCTGGCAGATCAGCTTGAGTACTTTGAAGTGATAATTTTGCTCATCCCCCACGACGTAGATGCTCTGGTTGCAGTGGTATTCGTTGTATTTGAACTCCGCCAAACCAATGTCCTGGGTGATGTATACCGACGTGCCGTCCCGGCGGCGGACGATCTTCTGGTCCAGCCCTTCGTCGGTCAGGTCGATCCAGACACTGCCGTCCTCCTTCTGGAAAAAGACACCCTTTTCCAGCCCTACATCCACCATATCCTTCCCCAGCAGGTAGGTCTCGCTTTCGTAATAGGTCTTGTCAAAGTCGCTCCCGATGGCACGGTAGGTATCCGCAAAACCCGCGTACACCCAGGCGTTCATCTGGCTCCACAGCGCGATCACATCGGGTTGGCCCGCCTCCCAGTCGACCAGCATCTGCTGTGCCGCCTTCATGACCGGCGCCTCTTTTTCCGCCTCTTCCTGCGGCATGCCCCCCGCTACCAGCGCCGCCGTTTCTTTTTTATGTTCTTCTCCGAAAAGCACATAATAGTCACCCACGAAGTGGTCCCCCTTCGTCCCCGTGGACGCCGGGGTCGCGCCATGCGCAAACCGCTGCCAGGCCACCATGCTTTTACAGATATGGATGCCCCGGTCGTTGGCGATACACGTCTTGACGACTTCATACCCGCAGGCCTTGAGGATTTCCGCCGTGCTCCAACCCAGGAAGTTGTTCCGGAGGTGGCCTAAGTGGAGGGGTTTGTTGGTGTTCGGGGAAGAGTATTCGACCATCACGCGTTCGCCCTTCGGCGCCCCGGCCCCGTAGCGGGCGTCTTGAAAAGCGTTGCCAAGCAACTCCGTCCAATAGCTATCGGTTACGGTCAGGTTCAGAAATCCTTTGATGACATTGTACGCGCTAAAGAGCCCCGGGTTTTGCGCCACCAGGTACTCTCCCAGCTCCTTCCCCAGACCGTCCGGAGACTTCCGCAGTTTTTTGACCAGCGCAAAAACAACGACCGTATAGTCGCCTTCGAATTCCGGCTTGGTCTGGTTGATTTGGAAATCCCTGACGTCCGTCTCGATGCCATACAACGCGGTCAGGGCCGCTTTTACTGAATCGCCTATGATGTTTGTGATAGCCATTGGGGGGGCAAAAATAAAAAAAAAGCGGGCATTGCCCGCTTTTCAAGCTTTTTACACACTCCGGCGCCGGTTAGTCACCGGGCGGAGGCCCACCAGGCCCGCCGCCAGGCCCCCCGCGGAACCCGCCAAAGCCCTGCCCGCGGGGCCGCTCACTCTCCGGTTTTACGTCATAACCCTTGGGTACGTCAAATTCGCTGTCTTTGATGTCCGCGTTGACCGTAACCTTGGTCACCTTGTATTGGATCGTTGCCCCGTTAAAGACGGTTGTCGTAAAGGCCATAGGGAAACCTTTCAACTGGTTAAAACCGCCGAAGCCAAACCCACGCCCGCCGGTTTGGATCGGTTCCTTTATCGGTAAGTCCTCGGTATACCAAATTTCGGTGACGATATTGCGCCCCGCGAAAGACGTCTTCGCCAACGCTTTTTTGCACTTATACCCCGCGATCGTCATCGTAGTATCGATATAGTCGATGTTCGTGGAAGGCCTCGGACGGGGATTCCCCGCGGAATCCAGCCGTGGTTGCCGGGGCGTCGTCCGGGGCGTGTCTATGGAATAGTACCCATATTTCCGGCCCTGGTTCTCGTACAACTGGGTGGTCTTTTTAGCATCCTTATCCACCAGTACGATCGTATGCTGCACGTCCGACTTTGACTCGGACTTGACGTGATTACCCTTGATGTAAACCATGATGCTTGTTTCCTGAGGCGGGTTCGGATCGTCCCCGCCGTCCGGGGGGGTAAAAACCTGGGTGGCCTTGATGATCATAGGCGCCGTTTCCTGCGCCTGTCCCCGCTTTGTCTGGAGCGTGAGTGAGACTCCCACCGCGAGTGTGACCCATAAAAATTGCTTTGTCATTGCTTGGTTGCTTTTTTAAGAGTCCTTAAAGTTACACCAAAGGTGCAAAACCTAAAAAACTCCGCTGCCAAAGGCCACAATGCATAGATAAACGGGCGTACGGGCAAAAAAATTGGGTCAGTGAGAACACCGACCCGCAAGAGACATGAGAAAACTAATAACTGAAACTTTCTGCTTATTTAGAACTTGCAACTTCCATACCATACTGGCGGGCAAATTGCTGATGCGTTGATTTGTCGGTAGCAATTAACAATTTAGTTAAGGATTCAGCCTTGACGGGCGTGCCTTCGAACGCCACCTTCTCTTGATGAGCGGCGGTCAGAGAGCGGTCTGCATTCCTGACAGCAGCCTCGGACAAGTGGTTGTAGGAGGAAGCGCACACCTGCAGATCCGTCAGGGCGTCGGCCTTGGCGACGGCGGCGTGGTCCGCGTTATGGGCTGCATAAGCAAAGGTGATGTCGGCGTCGGCGTTGGCGGCAGCCGCATTCAGTTCGACGGCAGCCTGGGCGAATTCGGCGGCGGAAATAGCAGCCGGAGCGTTGTCACGGTTGGCTTTCACAGCAGCGGTGGTGCAGCAGGAGTCCTTTTTCGTCGAATCCATGTTCCCGGCAAATGTGGGAACGGCGATCAAAAGGAATAAGCCGGTAGTATTGATAATCTGTTTCATATAAAATGTTTTACTTTTTTCGGTTTGTTTGTGATACAAAGATATGTCTTTAAACTGGTACTATGCAATGCAAGATACTATGTCTGGCAATTTTGGCTATATGAGCGGTCATTTTTCGTGACCGGTAGTTTTTTTCTTTCGGATGTCTGTTTTTACTGCAGGTAGAAAGGCTTTTCCCTAATTGAAGTCTGGTTCTAGGAGCAGTTTCCAAGCAAGCCTACGTTAGCGGGCTAAAAAAGAGGGCAAGTGGTCAAATCGTTTTCTTTTGGTACCGGATGGCGCCGCAAAGCTACGAATTTTTCTTAATATCAATGCATCTAACTGTGAATAAATTGTAAAATCCAGCACTTTTCAAAAACCTAGAATGAGACGCAATTGGCGGGAAAAAGTTACATCCGGCGCCCGCTTTTGGGAGGAGCGGCCGCCCGGAGGGGGCTAGCGGGCCAGTCCCTGCACTGCGGCCTCGACACTATCTCTGGCAGGGGGGCGGCGGAGCAGGTCCCGTATGTCCTGGTGCTCAAGGTCCAATAAGTAGGTCACATAGAGGGCATACCGGTCGTACGCCTGGGGCGAACGCGCCCGGTAAACGTCAAGCAGGCGCGAAATGGACCGGGGATCACCAATATAGTCCGCATAGCCTTCCCAAAGCCAGGTGGGCTCACGAAGGCTCCAGCGGCCCACATAATGGGACTCCAGGCTGTGGGTGATCTCATGGGCAATAAAATAGGAGAGGGGACGCGGATCGCCCGGAACCCGGTCGAAATCCGGGCTTGCCGGACGTATAAAGATGTTGCGGGTGAGCCGGTTGTCGCAAAGACCGCCGAGGTTGGTCCGGCCGCGGGTAAAGAAGCCAAACTGGAAAACACTGCCGCAGACGAATACCCGTTGGGTGATCGTCGTGTCATCAAGGGGAGAGCGCCGTAGCAGGTTGTTTACCTCGTCAAAAAGGGAGGAAGGAACGGCGCGGGAAGCATAGATCGTGATATTCCCCCGCCGGGCCTTAAAAGGGAAAAAAGGCTGGGGGTAGAGCAGGCACAACAAATACAACAGTAACAACCCCACTATGCCCATCGTTATCCTTCGCAAGGTCCGGCTCATGCGGAGGTACTCCATCTTTTGAGGCTCTGCAGGAGCTGGTCGAGCTGGATGGGTTTGGAGACATAGTCGTTCATCCCCGCGTCGAGACAGATCTGCCGGTCGCCTTCCATGGCGTTGGCGGTCATGGCGATGATCACCGGCTGCTGGCCGCCCCGCTCCCGGATAAAACGGGTCGCCTGGAGACCATCCACCTCCGGCATGCTGACGTCCATCAGGATCACGTCGTACGTGTCTGTGGCGCTTTTGTCCACGGCTTCCCTCCCGTTAAAAGCCTTGTCGGGCGCATACCCGAGCTTTTGGAGGATGTGTTCGACCAGTTTCTGATTGACGGGATTGTCTTCGGCAACAAGGATGCGCAACGGGTGTTCTTTTGCAAAAGCAGGGTCGAGTTGTTTGCGGTGCTGAGGGGTTTCCATTTTCTTGCCGGGTTGAAGGGCGTCCTGGACGGCTGCCAGGAGTAATGTTTGACGGACCGGTTTGTGAAGGACGGCCCTGAAAGGGTTTTCCTTTTGGGGATAGATATCGTCCGCGGTAGAGCTGAGCAGGATGACCGGGGTGCCGGGCAGGACCCCGGTCATCGCCGCCCCGACTTCCTTGCCGTTCATGACGGGCATGTGCAGGTCGGTCAGGACCAGGTCGAAGCGGTGTCCGTCGTGGGCCAGGGCAAGGGCGTCCGTGCCTGATGATACCGTCGCCACGGTCATCCCCCATTTGGACAGTTGC
This sequence is a window from Dinghuibacter silviterrae. Protein-coding genes within it:
- the argS gene encoding arginine--tRNA ligase, whose protein sequence is MAITNIIGDSVKAALTALYGIETDVRDFQINQTKPEFEGDYTVVVFALVKKLRKSPDGLGKELGEYLVAQNPGLFSAYNVIKGFLNLTVTDSYWTELLGNAFQDARYGAGAPKGERVMVEYSSPNTNKPLHLGHLRNNFLGWSTAEILKACGYEVVKTCIANDRGIHICKSMVAWQRFAHGATPASTGTKGDHFVGDYYVLFGEEHKKETAALVAGGMPQEEAEKEAPVMKAAQQMLVDWEAGQPDVIALWSQMNAWVYAGFADTYRAIGSDFDKTYYESETYLLGKDMVDVGLEKGVFFQKEDGSVWIDLTDEGLDQKIVRRRDGTSVYITQDIGLAEFKYNEYHCNQSIYVVGDEQNYHFKVLKLICQRLGIPGADGIYHLSYGMVELPTGRMKTREGTVVDADDIVAEMVNLARVKTEELGKVDGFTAAEREDLYHTLGLGALKFFLLRVDPRKRMLFNPEESIDLHGFTATFIQYVYARIRSVLRKEGAPAGGFSTALLPLEKELLVVLEQFPSVVETAGSDHDPSLIANYAFRLGQVFNSFYAEHSIGNAENPAKRHLRLGLAQMTGNVLAFALSLLGIAVPERM